In Clarias gariepinus isolate MV-2021 ecotype Netherlands chromosome 1, CGAR_prim_01v2, whole genome shotgun sequence, one DNA window encodes the following:
- the LOC128522361 gene encoding macrophage mannose receptor 1-like, giving the protein MAALTQELACVKLKNMVHRKRIRLSVFVLLLNLSHCFAQPDGFFLIYNAQKNKCLTDNLQSLTACDPLSLKQQFRWTSGNRIFNVAQKKCLGVGSKKEGNKLQWYICNAPNDLQKWECTNDTQFSLKNESLYLSLQGESISLTLSRKQEVKSQWTIHGTTDNICSQPYQELYTLGQDGFGRPCQFPFRYKNKWYADCTIDDSPNKRPWCAIASIYEDNELWGYCPTRQTDDFWTKNPLTGMYYQINKESALTWYQARKSCQQQGGDLASITEPHEQTLILGLTQGNGPVLWTGLNSLDPSSGWHWINGQPLRYLHWLSGQPSSQPGRNCGAVNQQYDSKWSTDDCSARHGYICQKVLQTPTIPPMVHTGSCPRPWIPYLGHCYYLNRAKKTWSEAKDSCRRDGGDLLSILSVEEQSFAISQLGYLKTDELWIGLNDLKTAMYFEWSDHSSVPFVSWEINEPSHNADNKEDCVIMRGEEGKWADEICKNKYGFICKKDANSAPSTNDTVITSPGCKSGWTRYGYYCYFIGTETKTFDEAKQMCVKSDSYLVDITNRVENAFLISLVGMRPEKHFWIGLSNTKDRHTFEWTNSQKVLYTHFNAGMPGRKQGCVAITTGTLAGLWDVLSCTNKEKYICKQMAVDVITTPAPTTIPAPNCSNEWFPLMNRDFCVKIFDVEDEQKKTWSEALDFCRKLGGDLLSIHSLSDFHLAGDLRNQGAWIGYSIQDPSVGWVWSDGSPTSFENWQDDEPNNYNNVENCAEITFWWWRQRAEWNDLHCKAKKNWCCEIRKGVTPDDVEIETKTYNKTDDGWIIFNDNQYYISKHSYVSMEEARMFCKQKHGDLVTINDENERTFLWHQTISHMDFYIGMIVDLDKSFTWLDGSPVVFEAWQKNQPAFLNEEERCVKMASNQGFWESINCGERINFICKRSGDVEVNSTAAPIEPPKGGCAPDWVKFESKCYKIELELKTWLEARSHCRRLGGNLASITSRLQQVFLTLRLNGDNNEDLWIGFSNLANKGFKWTDGSGVRYTGWAKGQPSRSEWIWGSEEKSCIAMGNTQRPEQGKWITKDCNDTSGFICSRDVDHFIEPISTKIPTTFIKLGNDSYMILQKNLTWSEAKQQCELEGAHLASIRDVLAQSYIELQAAKLGQPLWIGLNSAETNEYFLWIDNWHLNMENWGENEPKSNQPCVYVDVEGKWKTAYCNETSYSVCKKSTEIAPTPPIQYPGVCPGIIDVEPKMIWIPYRGHCYAFVKESVSWSRASQLCLSRGANLVSIGNTEEAKFIENYISFLGNDREKFSIGLFKTYAEHWLWLDRSVVDYTNWEDSTEHDGYSQDCAFISTKTKQWGKQNCIYGYSSFICKTAKVAKPTTSAEIGPTDKPATHRSLAGVAVVVVIAVLFALAALVYIYQRRTHGRLAQMSYENPMCYTTEIPSPEDKDSKTLIDHMENNE; this is encoded by the exons ATGGCAGCTTTGACACAGGAACTGGCTTGCGTAAAGCTGAAAAATATGGTGCACAGAAAGAGAATAAGATTATCTGTTTTTGTGCTCCTGCTTAATCTATCACACTGCTTTGCTCAACCAG atggattttttttgaTCTACAATGCACAAAAGAACAAATGCTTGACGGACAACTTGCAGTCTTTAACAGCATGTGACCCTCTCAGCCTAAAACAGCAGTTTCGTTGGACTTCAGGGAATCGAATTTTTAATGTTGCCCAGAAGAAATGCCTTGGTGTAGGGAGCAAGAAAGAGGGCAATAAACTGCAGTGGTACATCTGTAATGCCCCAAACGACCTCCAAAAGTGGGAATGCACGAATGATACACAGTTTAGCCTGAAGAATGAGTCACTATACTTGTCCCTTCAGGGAGAATCTATTTCTCTAACACTGTCGAGAAAGCAAGAAGTCAAGAGCCAGTGGACAATACATGGAACAACAGACAACATTTGTTCTCAACCATATCAAG AATTGTATACACTTGGACAAGATGGCTTTGGGCGTCCATGTCAATTTCCATTtaggtataaaaataaatggtaTGCCGACTGCACAATTGATGACTCCCCTAACAAACGTCCGTGGTGTGCAATCGCAAGTATATATGAAGATAATGAGCTCTGGGGTTATTGCCCGACACGTCAAACAG atgATTTCTGGACCAAGAACCCTCTTACAGGCATGTATTACCAAATAAACAAAGAGTCAGCACTTACCTGGTATCAGGCCAGAAAAAGCTGTCAGCAGCAGGGGGGAGACCTGGCGAGCATCACTGAACCCCACGAGCAAACACTCATATTAG GTTTGACTCAGGGAAATGGTCCAGTGCTGTGGACAGGGCTAAACAGTTTAGATCCTTCAAGTGGATGGCACTGGATCAATGGGCAACCTTTACGCTATTTACACTGGCTAAGTG GACAACCATCTTCTCAACCAGGCCGTAACTGTGGGGCAGTAAATCAACAATATGATTCCAAATGGTCCACTGATGATTGTTCTGCAAGACATGGATATATCTGCCAGAAAGTCCTCCAAACTCCTACCATTCCACCAA TGGTGCACACAGGTTCTTGCCCCAGACCATGGATACCTTACTTAGGTCACTGCTATTATCTTAATCGAGCCAAAAAAACATGGTCAGAGGCAAAAGATTCCTGTCGGCGTGATGGTGGGGATCTGCTGAGCATTCTCAGTGTAGAGGAACAAAGCTTTGCCATCTCACAACTTGGATACT TAAAGACAGACGAGTTGTGGATTGGTTTAAACGACCTCAAGACTGCGATGTATTTTGAGTGGAGTGATCATTCCAGTGTCCCATTTGTCTCATGGGAGATCAATGAACCAAGCCACAATGCTGACAATAAAGAGGACTGTGTTATAATGAGAGGAGAG GAAGGCAAGTGGGCTGATGAAATCTGTAAAAACAAGTATGGATTCATCTGTAAGAAAGATGCAAATTCAGCACCATCTACTAATGATACAGTTATCACAAGTCCTGGCTGCAAGtct GGATGGACCAGATATGGATACTACTGCTACTTCATAGGAACAGAAACCAAAACCTTTGATGAGGCCAAACAGATGTGTGTGAAATCTGATTCTTATTTGGTTGACATCACAAACAG AGTTGAAAATGCTTTCCTGATCAGCTTGGTAGGAATGCGACCAGAGAAGCACTTCTGGATTGGGCTCTCTAATACCAAGGATCGACACACTTTTGAGTGGACGAACAGCCAAAAGGTTTTGTACACTCATTTCAATGCAGGAATGCCAG GGAGGAAACAGGGCTGTGTCGCCATAACCACAGGAACACTTGCTGGATTATGGGATGTGCTCAGTtgcacaaataaagaaaaatatatctGTAAGCAGATGGCCGTGGATGTTATCACTACTCCAGCTCCCACCACCATCCCAGCTCCCAACTGCAGCAACGAATGGTTCCCACTTATGAACAGAGACTTCTGTGTAAAG ATATTTGACGTGGAAGATGAACAAAAGAAGACCTGGTCCGAAGCTCTCGATTTCTGCAGAAAACTTGGGGGTGATCTACTTAGCATCCATAGTCTTTCTGATTTTCATTTGGCAGGTGACCTCAG GAACCAAGGGGCATGGATTGGTTACAGCATTCAGGATCCCTCTGTTGGTTGGGTATGGAGTGATGGATCCCCT aCATCTTTTGAAAACTGGCAAGATGATGAACCAAACAATTACAACAATGTGGAAAACTGTGCTGAAATTACTTTTTGGTGGTGGCGACAAAGAGCTGAATGGAATGACCTTCACTGTAAAGCCAAAAAGAACTGGTGTTGTGAAATTCGAAAAG gAGTTACACCAGATGATGTGGAAATTGAAACAAAAA CATATAATAAAACAGACGATGGCTGGATTATATTCAATGACAATCAGTATTATATCTCTAAACATAGTTATGTCTCTATGGAAGAAGCCAGAATGTTCTGTAAGCAAAAACATGGTGATCTTGTGACCATCAATGATGAGAACGAAAGAACATTTCTATGGCATCAG acCATATCACATATGGATTTTTATATTGGCATGATAGTTGATCTCGATAAGTCTTTTAC GTGGTTGGATGGATCTCCAGTGGTATTTGAGGCATGGCAAAAAAATCAGCCTGCTTTTTTGAATGAGGAGGAGCGTTGTGTAAAGATGGCTTCTAATCAAG GGTTCTGGGAGAGTATAAACTGTGGTGAACGAATTAATTTTATCTGCAAACGAAGTGGCGATGTCGAAGTCAATTCCACTGCTGCCCCCATTGAGCCGCCCAAAGGAGGCTGCGCTCCTGACTGGGTGAAGTTTGAGTCAAAG TGTTATAAAATAGAACTGGAGCTGAAAACGTGGCTTGAAGCCAGATCACACTGTAGACGTCTTGGAGGAAATCTAGCTTCTATTACTAGCAGACTTCAGCAAG TCTTTTTAACCTTACGGCTGAATGGAGATAACAATGAAGATTTATGGATTGGCTTCAGTAACTTGGCAAACAAAGGATTTAAATGGACAGATGGGTCTGGTGTCAGATATACAGGTTGGGCCAAAGGACAACCGTCAAGATCTGAG TGGATTTGGGGAAGTGAG gaAAAATCTTGCATAGCAATGGGTAACACGCAGAGACCTGAGCAGGGCAAGTGGATAACAAAAGACTGTAATGATACAAGTGGATTTATTTGCAGTCGTGATGTTG ATCACTTTATTGAACCAATTTCAACAAAAATACCTACAACTTTCATCAAGCTTGGAAATGATTCCTACATGATCTTGCAAAAGAACTTGACCTGGAGTGAAGCAAAGCAGCAGTGTGAGTTAGAGGGTGCACATCTGGCAAGTATTCGGGATGTCCTTGCTCAATCTTACATTGAACTGCAGGCTGCAAAACTTGGACAACCTTTATGGATTGGCCTTAACAGTGCAGAG ACAAATGAGTACTTTCTCTGGATTGATAACTGGCACCTGAATATGGAGAATTGGGGTGAAAATGAACCAAAGAGCAACCAACCCTGCGTATATGTGGATGTGGAGGGAAAATGGAAAACTGCCTACTGTAATGAAACTTCCtacagtgtgtgtaaaaaatcAACAG AAATTGCTCCAACTCCACCAATCCAATACCCTGGTGTGTGTCCTGGCATAATTGATGTTGAACCAAAGATGATATGGATCCCTTATAGAGGACACTGCTATGCATTTGTGAAAGAATCTGTATCATGGAGCAGAGCCTCCCAGCTCTGTTTGTCAAGAG gtGCCAATCTTGTCAGTATTGGAAACACAGAAGAGGCAAAGTTTATAGAAAATTACATCAGTTTTCTTGGAAATGATCGGGAAAAGTTTTCAATAGGCCTTTTTAAGACATATGCAG AGCACTGGTTGTGGCTGGACAGAAGTGTAGTGGATTATACCAACTGGGAAGATTCTACAGAGCATGATGGCTATAGCCAAGACTGTGCATTTATCTCCACCAAAACTAAACAATGGGGAAAACAAAACTGTATATATGGTTACTCATCATTCATTTGCAAAACAGCCAAGG TTGCAAAGCCAACCACTTCTGCAGAAATTGGTCCTACAG ACAAGCCTGCAACACATAGGAGTCTTGCTGGTGTGGCTGTGGTAGTGGTGATTGCAGTGTTGTTTGCGCTGGCTGCATTGGTTTATATCTACCAAAGAAGGACCCATGGCCGGCTTGCCCAAATGTCATATGAGAACCCAATGTGTTACACCACAGAAATCCCCTCACCAGAGGACAAAGATTCCAAAACATTAATTGACCACatggaaaataatgaataa